Within the Miscanthus floridulus cultivar M001 chromosome 17, ASM1932011v1, whole genome shotgun sequence genome, the region gatttttaccgaggttcacttgcttgccggcaagctagtcctcgttgtggcgattcactcacttggaggttcacgcgctaattggcttcacacgccaaaccctcaatacggtgccgcacaaccaacacaagatgaggatcacacaaaccacgagcaatccactagagtaccttttggtgctccgccggggaaaggtcaagaacccctcacaatcaccacgatcggagccggagacaatcaccacctccgctcgacgatcctcgctgctccaagccgtctaggtggcggcaaccaccaagagtaacaagcgaaatccgcagcgaaacacgatcactaagtgcctctagatgcaatcactaaagcaatgcacttggatcactcccaatctcactatgatgatgaatcaatgatgtagatgagtgggagggctttggcttagctcacaaggttgctatgtcaatgaaaatagccaagAATATAAGccacagccagccatggggctataaataaagccccaatcaaatagagccgttataccccttcactgggcaaaacgcgctctgaccggacgctccggtcatactgaccggacgctggccctcagcgtccggtcgcccgatggacgccacgtgtcatcgccttcaaacattgttcgtcagattccaacggctacgaagctgaccggacgctccggtcaaaactgaccggacgctgaagccccagcgtccggtcatttccagtaagctccccgaggcatgtttttctgaccggacgcgtccggtccaccttgaccggacgcagccagcgtccggtgctcaaccctagcctactgtgccgtctgacagctcgaccggacgcagcctttcagcgtccggtcgctgagtgacccagcgtccggtcagtagaccgacgccagcatcatttcgaccaactccatttcaactctaacttcttcacccttgctccaatgtgccaaccaccaagaattttgcatccggcacaatagaaaatagacatttcatttttccaaaagcaccgaatcccgcctcgtaagctcggcgggagggagagagggacccaaacccatctcaaccctacaagcaccttgtgcacgtgtgttagcatattttcacaaatattttcaagggtgttagcactccactagatcctaaatgcatatgcaatgagttagagcatctagtggcactttgataaccgcattccgatacgagtttcacccctcttaatagtacggctatcaaacctaaatgtgatcacactctctaagtgtcttgatcaccaaaacaaaatagctcctatggtttatacctttgtcttgagctttttgtttttctctttcttctcttcaagtttaagcccttgatcatctccatgctatcaccattgtcatgttatgatcttcatttgcttctctacttgaagtgtgctacctatctcatgatcacttgatgaactaggttagcacttagggtttcatcaattcaccaaaaccaaactagagctttcaatggggCGAGAttagggtcgcagacctaggtttttggagcgtagtcggagtgggcgagttcggggtcatagacctaggctttttgtgtcttgagcccccgagcctcgttgggccttagtaggggttggtgcgagttgtgtgcgttaccccatcctcggttcctcacaaccggagagGCTGAGTTttatcgcttgtcccgatcgctcgggctcgagtgacgcgctcagtgagTTCGCTAACGAGTATGACCAagcggaatctaggtccgtcgttcgtgatggggtcggcatagccctcttgtgacattccattgctcctttacctgcaacccggcagatgcctgggtcgttctagagaccgacccgggtggcctaatggtctcccctcgatggagattctgtgggcttggtgagaggtttaggatcgaacgagaaggttgagatgacctagtttgctagactaggcgagggccgcatggggctcatctgcgattttctcccctggctttgctcatgtcgaatgaggcaatcgctgcttcatgacacaacacggagtgttgtgatgcatttcgctgcacgtgcgatgcttagttcccgagcccctaggcggttcagGGCTCGAATCATCCAGGAGGCATGAGCGTAtgaaatgaatgcgtgtatggatgtatgaaatatttataaagaaatagaggggtttGGTAGTTtctaccttgatgacttgagtgacggggtttggagagcttcaatcggaaatgtccgactgggacccgtgcttgtcgttcatgatggagtcagcatggcctacatggggcgtcccttcacTTCCTACCTGTGTCTCGGTGTGTCtttctgagccgttcgatcgacttgggaaGCCCGATGGTGTCTCCCGGTGGAGATcccattttgggtttttccaTGTCTCGCCTAGGGAGGTGGAGAGCCCGCTGCACGTGGTGACGCTTCGTCTCTCATGCCTggttgtgcggtagtggtgggccatacctaggccacattcTGCCTGACCGGGCGTCGCTCCGTCTGACCAGGCGTCGTTCCGTCGGTCAGTGTAcatcccatcgtttcccatctgTATTGAATGGggaaagggagagagtttttcgctctgatcttttgcccctcttcagctgtcacatctcctccttaaatagggggcaAGGGGGGCTTTTCGtcatagtcctttgcctgttctccaactattgtccctccttcttcttcctcctcaccgagagtgcctgtatgccatggtggttcctaagtgagagagatggtaagtgagggggaggacttatagatcctttcatgaatccaaaacgcgatgtcgagctggaggctgcCCGGGGCGGTGTTGGCcatctttgcctgagaaggggtAGCTTCCGTCGAAGGGGGTGGCTTGCTGGACtcatctgcgaggccttcttcgagatggagccatgtgtggactttctctggtggatcttcgtcgggcgagccttgtcagaggggaagttgCTTGGGATCAtgccggtggagggttccacGCCTACAGCTActcaggttggctagttcataaagtttaaTGAGATCTCTTCCAGTCATGGCGGCCATACCTCAATTGCGTCATCCCTGactaggagctgcctcgactgcatgagaaggttaggagctctatgctcttctgctgagcatctatgggcatgacacccttgaggtacccgttgcactTGCCGAAGTTGAGGGAGCGAAATCgggtgggtcccttgaggtacccgttgcactcgccgaagtcgagggagcgaaaCCGGGCGGGGCCCCAGCGAAGGTGGTTATGTCTGGCGACGTGTGCCGTGGTTCCTCCTTGGGCgttcaggcgatgtcgtcgagcggccgcagtagtatttgtagtagtagaaaatgtaataattgagtttgtgggtgagtccccgtgtgaacaattttttTGTATCAATTAATACACCAGTACTGCTTTTTGTGACAGAACCACGATATCTGTTCCTTGTTTCTATCCTGGCATGATTTTCATTTTTACGCTTTTTCCTCTCTCACTTGCTCGTTAGTTCTGTAGGCCGCAGCTGTTAAGAGCCTGGGCGTGGCCCACGGGGCTCGGCTGCCTGTAACTGTAGGTCGTGGTagggtgcgttcggttgggagtaagaatagAGTCACGTAGGGcgatcaaaggaatggaatgtgcttccgctcggggacaaagttgttttaTCATGTGATAGTAAGGAGAAGAGAGGTAATATTTGATGTTGTATCCTTATGAAGCCCTCGAGCACCCCGGGCTGAGagtgttcgggctagggtgcttttACAGGAGCATGTGTTAACTAAAAAGCGGTTataccaaatttaggggaaaaatgacgtagttgttcaatgttccaagtgttggtgagaacattgccgttgttgtcctccagtcggtaggcgcccggtcggattacttccggtcaccgtatagggcccttcccatggtggagagagcttgtgtttttcctttgtcaaTTGGGTCCTCCGAAGTACGAGATCGctgacttcgagtatcctccctctgatcttccttttcatggtacctacagagggtttgttggtagcgagcggagtggatgacggtcgtctcgtgggcctcttcgagcaggtcgactgcgtcttgtagggcctccatggctcggtcacggtcgaaagccttcactcttggggcgccgtggtcgaggtcggagggtaatattgcctcagctccgtaggccaagaagaagggcgtgaaccctgtggatcggtttagggtcattcttaggcttcaaaggatcactgggacctttGAAACTCATCGCCCATCGTACTTGTTGAGTTGGTCGAAGATGTGTAACTTAAGTCCCTAGAGGACCTTGCCATTGGCGCGTTCGACCTGActgttagttcatggatgtccgaccaaagcccagtcgatcatgatgccgtatccatcgctaaagtctaggaacttcttctcggtgaagttagtcccgtggtcagtgatgatatagttagaaacgccaaaccggtagatgatgtcgaggaagaatttgactacctcctccgagcggatgttggtgatgggcttggcctctatccacttggtgaacttgtcgaccgctatgagtaggtgagtgaaacctcttgggccctttttgaggggtcccacagtgtcgaggccctagaccatgaatggctaggtgatggggatggtttggagctcctgtgccggcaaatAGGTTTAccaagcgtagaactggcatccttcacacctgtggatgacctcctctgcatctcgcagcacagtgggccagtaaaaaccttggcgaaaggcttttttgaccagcaaccttggggccacgtggTGTCCGCAAATCCtagcatggaccttgaggaggagctgcctcccctggttggtggggatacacttcatgagtacccctgatggactctgtttgtagaaCTCATCACCGAGCATGATGAAGGTCTTAGCATGTCGAGCGATCCATctggcttcagtccttttgggcgggagaacctccttgaggaggtaggcgagtagcggtactcGCCAGTCAGCTTGATTGAGTGCCAATATGGTGACGTTCGTGGGTGACATCATCCTAGAGGTACTAGGatcggagcccctgagcgctgGCTTGGTgttggggtcagagcccccgagagCCGGCCGGGCATCGGGGTCAAAGCCCTCGAGTGCCGGctgggcatcggggtgtgtctggatcggactttctaggatgcgggcggacCGCTCGTGgacatcgttgatgaagaccccactcaGGGATGGATCCcatctggcagccaattttgcaaggaaatcggcagcatcgttgtcccttcgagggacatgatgtagttcgatcccctggaatttgtcctcgagcttgcgcacctcttggcagtatgctgtcatgagggggcttttgtaggactccttcatgacctgatccaTGACCAGTTCTGAGTCGCCACGAATGTAGAGTCACGTAGcatcgagctcgatggcgatgcgtagtccgttgataagggcctcatattccacaGCGTTGTTTGAGGCAaaaaaatggaggcggatggcgtagcggagcctactcccgtctggggagatcagaaccactccagcccccgagccaggcgccattatggacccatcaaagtacattgtccagtactcatgggtgacgtccagggtcggtagctagacctccgtccattcggtgacaaaatccataagagcctgagatttaatagcgATGCAaggggtatacctgatgtcatggcccatgagtttgagtgcccacttggagattcgtcctacggcgtcgcggttgtggatgatctctgagtgggtatgaagtgacgaccgcaacttcatggtcggtgaagtagtgtaggagcttcctggtcaccattagcatggcatataggagtctctacacctaggggtaccaaaccttggggtcggtaagtacctctccgacgaagtatacgggtcgctgtaccttgagctggtgccctagctcctccctttcaacgaccagggcagcgctcaccacatggttgcttgccacgatgtAAAGGaagaggggttctccctgttcggaagcgacgaggattggggctgacatcagggacattttgaggctttcgagagcctactaggcttcctcagtctagacaaaggtgttcgtctttttgaggagcttgtagagtggcatcccctgttcgccgagccgggagatgaagcggctcagggcagccagatagctggtgagcctttgcacgcccttgacgttgtgtatggggcccatgttggagatggccgtgatcttttGGGGCTGgtctcgatgccgcgctcggacacgatgtatccaagcagcttcccttcggaaccccgaaaacacattttcgggatttagcttgatgttgaacctttggaggttcatgaatgttgtggccaagtttgcgatcaggtcgcaagcttgagctgttttgaccactatgtcatcaacatagacggcgattgttggttttggccgctcggcttgatcaggctgatcgagcgggtcgatttggtcggcgaagcattgctgcgtgcacctttggtaggtggcgccagcgttcttcaggccgaaaggcatggtcacgtagcagtacaaaccatatagggtgatgaacgaggttgcgagctgatcgaaTTCTCTCATCATGatatggtgatagcctgagtaggcatctagaaaggagatgatctcgcaacccgaggtagagtcgactatctggtctatgcacgacaaaggaaagtgatcctttggacatgccttattgagtccagtataatcaatgcacattctccacttcccagtcttctttttgacaagaacaggattggtaagccagtcgaagtggaatacctctctgatgaatccgattgccaggagtttggcgatctcttcacctatggccctgtgcctttcgtcgtcgaagcgacgcaggcactgcttggtgggctttgagcccaggatAAGGTGCAATGCATGCTTAGCGACCTCCCACGGCATGcccagcatgtcagaaggctaccatacgaagacatcgcgattgtcgcgtcggaagtcgacgagctcgtattcctatttggccgagagctaGGTCCTAATCcaaaccatcttggttgggttggtggggtcaattcccaccgccttggtttcctcgagcggacAAAAGGCCActaaggaggttggtttgttgcagtctaggactgccgAGGCCGACGATTCCCTGAGCCgcgggagctcggatgagttgacgaccgTAGTGGTGAGCTCGTAGTGCTCACGGTCACACATGAAGGCGTGCAAAAAGGCGCTACTTATGGTGATGACGCCATTTGGtcttggcatcttcagcttgaggtaggtatagttggggattgccatgaatcttgcgtagcatggctgccccaagatggcgtggtaggaccctagaaagtccaccacctcgaaggtgaggtcctccgagcggaagttggcccggCTGCCGAacatgatgggcagatcgatctgtccgagtgggtatgcctgcgctctcgggattaccccatggaagggggagcccgccaGGCGAAGCTCCgatcaggggatgcgcatggcattgagggtgttgatgtataggatgttgaggccgctgccttcgtccattagtaccttggtaaggcgcttcttgcagacgatggggtcgatgatgagtgggTAGCACCCTGATCtcacgatgtgggagggatggtccctctgatcgaaagtgatcggagattccaaccagctgaggaaggaggtgaTGGCCATCTCGGcggtgcatgcctctctatagtgaACCTTGTGCTATCGCCTGGaccagatggcatcggatccgccgaagatcatgatgcattcgtcAGGTTGGGGAAACCGTCTCCGTCCTTGCctaccatgcctcctttcttggctgccgcctctttgccgtctccctcctttggtccgccggcctgtcggaggaaacatttgaggagctcacagtccttgtagaggtgtttaacGGAGTAGGCGTGGTTGGGGCACGAactgtccatgagtttgttgaagtggtcaggcagcccctattggggctacttgcccgtgcgatcagccgcggcgaccatcatggtgttgtccgatcggcgctaatcctttttgttcttcttgcccctctgtgtggaggggccctcgtctaggtccacatgcttggccttgcctttgtcctgacctccactgaagaccgctccgactacCTCCTTGCCTGAtgcgtggttagtggcgacgtcgagcaggtcgcgggtggtacaggGTTTCTGGCAGCCAAACTTGTGGATCAGGGATTCACAGTTCGTCCcaaagaggaatgcactgatgacgtctgcgtctacgacatcagggagggagttgcatcgtcgggagaacctacggatgtaatcctacagggactcattgggctcctgttggcagctcttgaggtcccaggagtttccagagtggacatacgtcccctggaaatttctgacgaagaccctcttgaggtccgcccagtcacagATGATGCCGTGCGGGAGGAACTCATACCATGCCCGAAAATGTTTCCCTACACAAATgggaagatactgaatgatgaaatagtcatcatccactcctccagcccaacaggcgagccgaaagtcttcgagccaaatgcctaggtttgtctcctcggtgtatttggtgatgtggGCGGGTGGTCAGAAACGCTGCAAGAATGGTGCTCTCTGGATACGCCGgctaaaggcccatggtcccaggccctcagggctggggctccgGTCGTCCGGCCGGTGGGCGTGCCTAGGGCGCATTTCATCGGTCCCCTCAATGGTTCGGCTGGGATTCGTGTCGCCCTCCACCGTATggtggacatcatcatcgtgTCGGGCCCGATGTCGATTGCTGACAATGCTACGAGCGTCCTGGCGCGTATCGGGCCACTCACGTACCGGCagttggtgtggagcaggcgccgaGTCAGACCATGGCGCGGCTGCCGCCCCTCGAGCCGCGCCTGATGGCTGTAGCGgcgagcgaatggagcgatccgtctggtgcgtccccgtccccccggtggggagagagggcgtgagtcagagtcacgatgcggagctttccgcctgttgaacggtggcggcttctactagaacctagaggtttcggtagactgcccgctcctaggggtcgacgggctcgggaacgccgcacagaagcattgccgcagcggcgatgttctggccggCCCGAGTGAATTGTTGGAGATCGTTCCCATCGTttatgatgtcgtgttggacctaacGGGCGCGACCCCGGGCACCACCCGCTgagccatgcgcatggggcgcaacgtgctgtaccGACTGCGTCGGCACAGGCGGTGGCTAGTTCTGCCGCCATTGTTGTAATTCCTCAGCATGCGCTTACGCAGATGCGAGGGCCCCCACAcgtgggtccggaggggtgtgagtctgcgtaGATTCCGCAACCACCGACGGCTGTCcaggagcgtccgccatagcgcactctcggGACAGACCGTGGCGCCGATGTTTCTCCACCCATCCATCTCTATGTATTGAAAAAAACAATTTACAGAGTTGCTTAGTGGGTCATGATGCGgacctagtgaacccacagtaCATTCGACGGTGACATGACAAATCACTGTAAAACGGTGACATGACAAATTGATTACTTAATTAACCGAAAAATTGATGTCGCTGATTAATACGAACTTGAGGCAAAAAGTTTCGGcataatttctcctctttttggatgcaatccatacacaaatatgagataaatatttaacctcaatacaacatgttgaaacatacaaatatatgccacattCATCTGAAACCATATACATAAGCAGTTTAATAGTCCACACAGTCCATAATTATAGTCCATACAATCCTCAAAAGTTTATAATGAAAGTCTAGAAAGTCCATAATATTACATAATAACATATACAAGAAACCatcactgcctcctactcttacccttacccttgtgatcAAGAGCGTCGgtgcctagagtgtaagggtcaggtggatgGCGTCGTCTAGTGCGTGGTTGTGTATGCTGAGTGGAGGGAGCGTCCTGGAGCTGAGACGGGCCAAGCTCGTCATACCTCTGGTCCACGTCGTTGTCGTTgtcgtcgtccttgtcctcgtccgcAAGTCCTATGGACCctgtaggtgcttggctagaTGAACCTGGGCCTCGTCTGTCTGCAGAAGGAACATGCATGTCTTGCGTCATGCCTATCCTGCAACCACAATGAGCAGCCGCACGGTGTAGTCGACGTAACAGTCTctattgtacaaaattatgttattGAAAGAATTGAACGTATTAATAATatatttgaaagaatattttggaatcttacgtctaggaagctacgcgtgtcatcgtccctgactctcggacgAAAGTGCTCAATGTCTTCAACCAAGCATTTGAGGGTATTGTCCTGCAACAAAGTTCACAGTAAGATTATGGTGGTGTGTTGCCTCCTCCATAGCCAAACATAAATAGATAGCAACAAGTCCATGCAATTTAATCCACAGGCAAAGCTTGTTTTAATAGCGCTATCTTCTAATTATAACTTCTACATAGATAGCAACAAGTGAATGCATCAATGTCGTATGAGTAgcttaacatagaaaaataaggcaattgacttaccactctgtccaagattgggcttgcctccacctgccttcttgCACGAGTAGCTTGGTCGTATGACGTGTCTTCATCgttggaggactcgatgtcggcgaaGTCATCTGTTGTCCATTGAGGCCTCAGCCTGCAACATGTCGCaccttggtaccaagcttggtaccccCTGTACTCACGGTCCGTGTGCGGCAAGTTGTTGTCGTCAATGTTGTCGTGCTAGAGCTCCCATTGGTCAATGTAGTGCTAGTGGTGCTTCTCCCAATTAAATTTTTTTCTATTCTTCTTGCGATCCAACCTACATGTCACATAAGATGTTAGTTTCTTAGGGATGAAATTGATGCTATAAAATGATGGCGCTTAAGCTATATAGGAATTAATAGAAAGGGACCATCTCGAGACAATTGAAATAGAAAAACACTTACTGGTGTAGGTTGACGCCAGTCGAGACTAGAGCCGTTGGCCAAAGCTATCTCATTCCAAATTGACATGCAACTCTATatggcaggtggaactcgacagcatagaaacaGATGAGAGGGCACGTCATCCTGTACAAGTCCTCGTTGCTCCAACAAATGTTGCTCAATTGAAAATcaagtgccccctctccatcatATGGCTGCCACGACACCTGCaatatgtccaaacaagatgtaagaatctatactaaaccatttgaaaccagcatgggaaataaaatttacttacacttgACATCGTGAGCGTGTCTAGCTCATTCGTGTACTCTTTGTATGCCCACTCTTAGCGCGCATGTGGAACCTTAACCTAGTCCCAAAAGTATGCCCAAGTCGGCTatcgacttggaggctgacctgggAACCAGCCACGACTAGCTAGAACCTCAGGACGGCCAACTggtagacgagcccacatccacaactggagcaggtacacgcatccaccaagtgatgctGAGAATGAAATCCGATGACACGCCTCGCAAAGCTAGCGGTAAAGAAAAGCCAACACTCTAGAGCCCTAGTTGTATAGACCCGCCTGGTCCCAATCagtgaggcagtggatccacatccatgACGTAGTGTCACCCATGGTGTCGGGGAAGAGAACgtaggcaaacaggtgtaggatccacgccctgcagtagtacccaactgtctcctcatcggcctcctcggggcactgtgcgaactgtTGCCGGAGCTAGGAGACCCGAACTCTAGAAGTGCAAGCCCCTTGCTCGGGaacctcacgcccaaggaaggcctctacaCGTGCTCGTCAACCTTTTGACCTGCACTGTCTAGTCACTGCATTGCCACGAATCCTCACACCGAGCATCTTTTGACAGTCCtggagcgtgactgtcatctctccgaaagacaagtggaagctgtgagtctccggccgccacctacattttagacaaagtAAGATTACATGTCGAAAAGGCAAGCATATGAACAAATGGCCACGGATGGAGGCAAGGATTGAAGATATTACCGTCAACCAAggcagttatggccgctgagttgaacttgggcaacccatgatgaacctgaaaagagatgacatctaggctagctctttacaggaaaggagtgtacttGTCGTCGTACGGCATTTCCAAGAACCCATCGTGGGATCTAGAACAAAGGAGCGGgaggtcctgcatggaataaaacatagtctcccatTACTTCACGATCACAAGTAcgctcacaaaaatttgaacaagacatatagattattacccgcccctccgctatgagacgtcctcggtgggtcgcctcgtacgcCGGGTCAAGCAGGTGGAATTGCACCATCCTACAAAAACAAGTCAATCAAATAGAAATTCAATGTACAATtaaacataaacttagaaatgtacaagtaattgacacaattacaagcataaattgagacatgcataattaattgaatgaatatgacaaatatgaaaaaaatgaaaacaaccaattagtcgcacctcactaatttgccaatggcaagtgcgtgaattgtggcccagtctaccgcacttgccacactcgtactgctcggggtcagtaagaaatggggttcctcttccacgcctcgttcttctgggtatctgatccataaccatcctgagCCTCGTCCTtttccttgatccacgcttgttccaatggtaagttggatccgcaatgtactttggcccatcatatggaggccactctctagggtcccggaAAGGCATGAAGTGGGGGCTCCatatgtgcac harbors:
- the LOC136515320 gene encoding uncharacterized protein, giving the protein MFGSRANFRSEDLTFEVVDFLGSYHAILGQPCYARFMAIPNYTYLKLKMPRPNGVITISSAFLHAFMCDREHYELTTTVVNSSELPRLRESSASAVLDCNKPTSLVAFCPLEETKAVGIDPTNPTKMVWIRT